DNA from Terriglobia bacterium:
CAACCTCGACCCGGTCGCCCTCCTTCACTCCAATGGCTTCTGCGGAGGTCGGGTGGATCCAGAGGTCGTTTTCGGGGGAGAATTCATTTAACCAGGGGTTGTTCGTGTTGTTGGCGTGCGTGAAGAAGGCCTTCCGGCCCAGGACCAGGCGAAACTTTCCGGCAGGAGGTTCCGTCGGGGATTGATAGACCGGCAGGGGATCATAGCCTGACTCCTGCAGCCGCTCGGAGTAGATTTCAATCTTGCCGGACTTGGTGACAAACCGGTGGTCCGGACTGAGGGTGGTTCCGTATTTCGGGACATCGGGCGCCGCCCAGACTCCGTGCTTCTTCAAGTATTCCAGGGGCATTTGGAACGGGAGCTCCTTGACCTGGGCGTCGATCCACTGCTCGATGGTGTAGTCGAAGTAATCCGAGAGCTTCAGCCGCTTGGCCAGGCCCTGAACGATCTCGAGCGTGGTCCGGGTGTCGTGGAGCGGTTTGATCACAGGTTGTCGCAGGACGACCACGGGCCAGATCCCGGACAGCACCTCCACCGGATCGAGGCGTTCCAGGTAGGTCGATTCCGGAAAAATCACATCGGCATACCATGCCGTGTCGCTCATTTGAATGTCGACCACCCCGACAAATTCCATTTGCTCGATCATGCGGAGGGTCCGCGCCTGGTCGGGCAGGGCGTTCATGGGATCCTGCTTGTGGATCATCCACCCTTTGACCGGATAGGGGGAAGCCGCCAGCACGTTCTCGCGCAGTTTGAGGTACGCCCCATCTCCTTTGGCGGCGAGAGGGAAGTTCTTATCGAGCTCGTCGATGCGGGGCGCCTTGGGATCGTCCCAGGGCAGGAAGAGATATTCCCCCAGTTCAATCTTGTTATTCGGTACCATGCCGCCCTGCCGGTCCCAGTTGCCGACCACGGCATTGAGGATGGCCTGGGCGCGGCGCATCTGGAAATCGTTCTGATACCAGGAGGACCTTCTCCCGGCGTAGTAGACCGCCCGCGGGGCGGCGTCAGAAAACTCGCGCGCGATCCGGAGAATTTCTTTCGCGGGGATCTCGGTCTCTTTTTCGGCCCACTCCGGCGTGTAGGGTTTGACGTGTTCGATGAGTTTGTCGAAACCGGTACAATAGGAATTGACGAATTCCTTGTCGTAGCGATTTTCGCCGACAATCACATTCAGCATGGCAAGGATGAAGGCCATGTCGGTTCCCGGCTTGATGGGAAACCAGGCGTCCGCCTTGGCCGCCGTCACCGTGAAGCGCGGGTCCAGACAAATCAGGCGGGCCTTCCGGTTCATGGTGGCGTCGATCAGGTCCATCGTGTCCGGTGTGATGAAGGCCTCGAAGCGGTTGGCGCCGGACATGATGACGTAATTGCAGTTGAGGAGATCGAAGGAGGGAACCGTTCCGAAGGTGGCGGAGTAGGCCAGGTTCACCGAGGCCAGACACAAGGTGGGATGCCGGACGATATTGGGAGAGCCGAAGGCCAGTCCCAGGTTCTTGAAGAAGATTTCCTGAAAGCTTTCCGTCGAGGACCACAGCGTTCCCTGGGGACCGTATTTTTCTTTGATCGCCGAAAGCTTTCCCGCCGCGAAGTCAAAGGCTTCCTCCCAGCTGGCTGGCCGCCATTTGCCTTCCCCCCGCTCGCCGGCGCGAATCAGCGGGCGCTTGATGCGGGCCGGATCGTACACCTGTTGAATGCCCGCATTTCCCCGCGCGCAGAGCATGCCGCGGGACTTGGGATTCTCGGGGTTCGGATTCAGTTTCTGAATGACCCCTTCATGGACGACGGCGATGACAGAGCACTTATTCGGACAGAGTTCGCAGGTCGTGGGGACTTCGAGGCGCTGGGGGACGGGTGCGGTCTCCTTGATGAACGGCTTCAAGCACCCCGCCTGAGTGGCCAGGGCCGCCCCGAGCGCGCCTCCCGTGGTCATCCGGAAGAAACTCCGCCGGTCAAGCTGATTCTTTCCCATTCCACCCTCCCTCGAAGGCGGGACCGGAGATGAGTATCCCCGGTCCCACGCGCGCTAGAACCTTGTTTCGAACATCATGTAGATATTGCTGACCTTCTTCGGGAAGGGATAGAAATTCACAACATTGGGATTGTCGAGACTGAAGAATTCCAGGGGCCCGGGGGCGATGTGCCAGCCGCTGAAGGCGGTGGAGTAGTTGTAATGGATGTAGCCGGCTTTGAGCACAAGGTTCTTGACCATCGTCCAGTGCAGGTAGGTTTCCCACACGTTGCCGCGGGCGGACAGCTTGTCGCTCGGTTCGCCGGCCGTCGGGGTGTAAGTAAACCAGTTGGGCGAGCCATGGTTAAACTCCAGTCCCACCGAGAGATTCTTCGCCGGAGAGTATTTCATCCCGGTATAAACCCCCGTTCCACTGCGGGAATGGAGCGGGTCGCCCAGGAGTCCGCCAAAGCCGTACTGGCTGACTTTTCCATTTGGATGGGACTTGATATAGCCTCCGCTGAGGAAGTACGTGAAGTTATCTCCAATGGTGTGCATCCACGTCGCTCCCAACTGGTCCATGTTGCCCAGGTTGTTGGTGGCGGTCACATACTGCGTAGTGGGAAACGCAAAGGCAGCGGGGACGGGAAAGTTGTTCAAGGCGCCGTACGGGATGTCGGTCATGTTGGTGAAGCGGTTGTAGCCCACCAGAAGCCGGGTGCTGCTGACCGTTTTTCCGGTCTGGAAAAGCAGGGGCATGTCATAAGTGAATCCCACCACGCGGCTGTCCTTCATGCCATTGATGTGTCCGAGGCCGAAGGGGGTGATGGTGTAATTTTCGGAGACCTGGCCGCCGCCCCCGAACCCGGATTCGTAGCCGATGCCGCCGCACACGCCGATGTTGGTCCCCTCGGGAAAGCCGATCTTGTCGAGATGGTAGTCGATATGCATGCCGTCGACTTCGGCGTTCACCATGATGGCCTGAGGGGTGGCCTGACGCTCGGTGCCCTCACGCAACTCCAGGGGCGGGCCGTCACTGCTGTTCATGCGGCCGAAGGAGAAGGTGAAGGGCGCATTGGGGATGTCCCATTTCAACAGTGCGCGCTCCACACGGATGACTTCGTTGCTGGGGATGCGGCTGGAATTGAACGAATTTAGAACCGTGCCCGGGAGGCCGTTGAAGAGAGGAACGTCGGATCCCCCGTAGAGTTTGTACATGCTCAGCCGTCCCATGAACTTGAGGTTCTCATTGATGTCGGCACTCATCTTGAGGCGCAGCCGCAGGGAGTACTGCCCGGAATTATTGAGGTTCTGCTCGGGGACCGCGACCGGGGCGCTGGTGGTTCCCGTGAACTGCTGGTAGGGGTTGATCTTCCAATTCAGATTGTCAAAGCGCACCCGCATGTCGCCGCCCCACTTGATGTTGTTTCCGGCGGTTTTGGATTCCACTTTTTCCAGGCGATCGTTGAGGTCGGCGATGTCGGCGACCGGGGCGGCGGCCGCGGCGGGCTGCGCCGCGTTGACCTTTTCTTCCAGGGCCAGGAGCTGTTGCTTCAACTGTTCAATCTGTTTCTTGAGTTCGTCGTTGGTCTGAGCCTGGATCAATAAAGGGGAAACGAGGATGGCGATGAAAGCGATGATGAGGATTAATTTACGCATAAAGTCTCCTTGTTCCGAGAGATGAGGAGCGGGATTGGTCATGGAACCGTGAGGCCCGCGGGGACAGGGCCGTCCGGCGGTGAAGGGGTCAGGCCGGCGTGGAGAGACCTGGGTCCGTTCATCCCGGATCCAACGGGACCGGTTTGCTATTTGCCGCAGGTTTCAGGCTGAGGAGAGTCCGAAGCGTGCGCCTGCAAGTAGGTGGCGACGTCCACGAGCTCCTCGGCGCTCATCAGTTTAATGAGCTGTTCTTTTCCCTTGGCATGTTTGGCTGCGGTGAAGTAGGCTTTCCACTGGGTCTGGGTCTTGCTGAGCGGCGTGATCTCGGATCCCGCGGCTCCCTTGGTATGGCAGGTCTTGCAGGTTTTTCTGAAGAAGAAGCGGCCTTTGGTCTCGCTGCCGGAGGAGGCGGACGAGACGGCGAAGGCGAGGGTCATCCAGAGTCCGAGGCTGATGAGGGCGACGAGCAGTTTGAGTCCTTTTCGCATGGTCTGTCTCCGATGAATAAGCGTTATTCCGGTTATGAATGAAGTTCAGTTCAAAAGGCGAGGGGGTGGGAGCGCAGCCGAGGGATCGTGTGTTCGTGAACCTTTTCACAAGACAGGGCAAAGCAAAAATCGCCCGCCCTTCCTCTGCTCCCCCCGCCGTGGACCCCGCCCGGCGTCCCGGGCGGACAGGGCGCCGGCGTGTTCCGTTCCGAACCATTGAAACATTCCACTATAGCAATCATCACTTGATAATTGAATAGTAATATAGTAATATTGTCAAGTGTTTTTTTTCACAAAGGAGGGGCACCCGTGGTGATTGATCCATCCATGCTCACGGACGAGGCGCTGGAAATGGTGGCGGCGCGGTTCCGCTGCCTGGCGGAGCCGATGCGCCTGAAGATCCTGCGCGCGCTGCAGGAGCGGGAGCTGACCGTGGGTCAGCTGGTGCGGCAGCTCGAAGCCAACCAGGCCAATATCAGCAAGCACCTCAAGGTGCTGATGGAGGCGGGGGTGGTCGCGCGGCGGTCGCAGGGGACATCGGCGCACTTTTCGATTTCCGATCCGATGATCCTCACGCTGTGCCACACCATCTGCAACGGGCTGGCGGAGAAATTGAAGACCCAGGCGAAAGGCTTCGGCCTCACCCTCGCGAAGCGACGGGCCGCCCGATGACGGTTTGATCCGCATGAGGAAACGGGAACCTCCCCGGTGCACGGGTCGAGGTTTTCCCGCGCGCTGAACCCCCTATCGCCCCCGTTCCCCGCACTGTTCCCGGAATGCGGCAGACGACATTCTCGGACCCTGCGCGGATCCGGCGCCGATCCGCTTCCAGCGGCGACCCGCGGGGAGCGAGGGGCTGCAAGAATTGTTCTCCTCTCGAACGAGCTGCCGTCTCCTTCATGGTCTCCCCCTCGAGCGGTCTCCCCTGCAGTCCGCCGCCCGGCGAGACCCCCGGTCCCCGGGGAGCCGAATCCCTCCTCTTGACAAATGTCGTTATAACGACTATTATGCCGTGATGCCGGCGCCGACACCGCGGAGAAAGGGACGGGAACAGTTCCCGGGGCCACTCGGGGAAGAGCTGTATCTCCAGCTCCAGCGGTCGGCCGAGGCGCTCCGGCAACGGCTGGAAGCGGCCTTGAAACCGGCCGGGCTGTCGCCGACCCAGTACAACGTGCTCAGAATCCTGCGGGGCGCCGGGCCGGGAGGCCTGCCCTGCCGCCGGATTGCGGAGCGCATGGTGACGCGCGACCCCGACATCACGAGGCTGCTCGACCGGCTGGAGGCCCGCGGGTGGGTCGCCCGGACCCGCGAAAAGAAGGATCGCCGGGTCATCACCACACGCATCACGGAGGCCGGCTTGAGGCGGCTGAAGACACTGGATGAGCCGGTGGCCGGCATGCACCGCCAGCAGGTCGGCCAGGTGCCGGAGCGGACCCTGCGGGCACTGATCGGGCTGCTGAAGCAGGTGCGGAGTCCGCGATGAATCATCCCGCGGGCCTGCGGCCGGCGGAGAGCGGGGGATGAGGCTTGAAAGCGAGGAGAGACTTTTTCTCAAGGTGGGTCCTGATGAGGAGGGACGGGGCATGAAGGAAATCATTGGTTTCATCGGTCTTGGGAATATGGGGTCGTTCATGGCGGGCAACCTGGCGGAGGCCGGTTACGCGGTCCGCATTTGGAATCGGACCCGCGAGAAGGCGGACCCGCTGATTGCCCGCGGCGCCCAGTGGAGGGCCCGGCCGTCGGAGGTGGCGGAGCCCGGCTCCATTGCCATCACCATGCTTTCCGACGATGAGGTGGTCGAGGAGATTGCAGGCGAAGGAAGTGAGATGGCGGCGCGCCTTGGGAAGGGAGGGATTCACCTATCGATGAGCACGATTTCGCCCGCGACCTCCCGAAAATTGTCGGAGCATCATCAAGGCCAAGGCGCGAGCTATGTCGCCGCCCCGGTCTTCGGAAGACCCGAAGCGGCGGCGGCGCGCAAGCTGTGGATTTGTGTGTCCGGTCCGGCGGCCGCCAAAGGACGTGTCCAACCGGTCCTCAAGGCCCTGGGTCAGGGCGTTTTTGACTTTGGGGAGGATCCGGGGGCCGCCAACGTGGTGAAGCTCGCGGGCAACTTTCTGATCGCCTCGGCCATGGAGGCGATGGCGGAGGCCTTTGCACTGGCCCAAAAGAACGGGATCGACCGTGCCACCGTTGCCGATCTGTTCGGACAAACCTTGTTTGCATGTCCGGTCTATCAGAACTATGGGAAGGCCATTGCCCAGGAGCGTTACACGCCCGCGGGATTCCGGATGCCGCTGGGGCTCAAAGATATCGACCTGGTGCTTCAGACCGCTGCGTCGTCGCGCGTCCCCATGCCGCTGGCCAGCCTGCTGCACGACCGGTATATCACGGCGCTCGCCAAGGGCCGTGAATCAATGGACTGGTCGGCGCTGGCTCTGGGAGCTTCAGAAGATGCCGGATTGAAGTAGAAGCGCGATCCTTTGCAAGAAGATCATGAAGCCGGAGGCCGGAAGGCAGAAGCCGGAAGCCTGAAGCAGGATGTCGGAAGGCCGGATACTCTGACGACCCAAAATTGATCCATGAAAGAATCCTGCAAATCCGAAGAAGGAGTCTCAAATGATTGTCGTAAGACCTGGAAATGAACGGGGGCATAACAATTTAGGGTGGCTTGACACCTATCACACTTTTTCGTTCGATACCTACTTCGACCCTGACCACATGGGCTTCCGGCAACTGCGGGTGATCAACGAAGATCGCGTCGAGCCCGGCGGCGGTTTTGGGACGCACCCTCACCGCGACATGGAAATCATAACGTATATTCTGGACGGGGCCCTCGAACACCGTGACAGCATGGGCAACGGATCAGTGATCCGGCCGGGCGAAGTCCAGCGGATGAGCGCCGGCACCGGCATCACGCACAGCGAATTCAATCCGTCCAAATCGGAACGGGTGCACCTGCTGCAGATCTGGATACTGCCGGAGAAAAAGGGGCTGACCCCGAGTTATGAACAGCGTGAATTTAAGGCGGAGGAAAGGCGCGGCCGGTTGCGTCTGATTGCCGCAAAAAGCGGCCGCGACGGCGCGGTTGCGATCCACCAGGATGTTGAACTGTACGCCGGGTTGTTCGATGCAGGAGAACGGGCGACCTTTTCGATTCGGCCCAATCGACATGCCTGGGTGCAGGTGGCCCGCGGCGCCATGAGGCTGAATCAAGTTGCCCTGAAAGCCGGAGATGGCGCCGCAGTCAGCAACGAAACGCAGTTGAAGTTGACGGGGACGGAGACTGCTGAAGTGCTGGTTTTCGATTTGGCGTGAATGGGGAATGCGGGTTTCGGATTGCAGAGTGCGGAATAGAAGCGCAGATCGCCGCGGCGGGGTGCCGCAGGCATGCGCTTTTTGCATGCCTGCGCCTGCAGAAATTCCGAAGGCCATCCATGGGCTCTGCAGGAAGGAGTGGCGATGTCATCATCTTCAGGAGGGATGGTGACGGGAGGGGTTGGCATTCGCAGGCATGTTGGGAAGCACATGCCTGCGGCACCCGGATTCCACGAAGTTTCCGGCAAATCAGCGGGGCGGGCATTCGCAGGCATGTTGAGAAGCACATGCCTGCGGCACCCGGATTCCACGAAGTTTCCGACAAATCAGCGGGGCTGGCATTCGCAGGCATGTTGAGAAGCGCATGCCTGCGGCACCCGGCACCCG
Protein-coding regions in this window:
- a CDS encoding metalloregulator ArsR/SmtB family transcription factor gives rise to the protein MLTDEALEMVAARFRCLAEPMRLKILRALQERELTVGQLVRQLEANQANISKHLKVLMEAGVVARRSQGTSAHFSISDPMILTLCHTICNGLAEKLKTQAKGFGLTLAKRRAAR
- a CDS encoding MarR family transcriptional regulator, which translates into the protein MPAPTPRRKGREQFPGPLGEELYLQLQRSAEALRQRLEAALKPAGLSPTQYNVLRILRGAGPGGLPCRRIAERMVTRDPDITRLLDRLEARGWVARTREKKDRRVITTRITEAGLRRLKTLDEPVAGMHRQQVGQVPERTLRALIGLLKQVRSPR
- a CDS encoding DUF3373 domain-containing protein, with the protein product MRKLILIIAFIAILVSPLLIQAQTNDELKKQIEQLKQQLLALEEKVNAAQPAAAAAPVADIADLNDRLEKVESKTAGNNIKWGGDMRVRFDNLNWKINPYQQFTGTTSAPVAVPEQNLNNSGQYSLRLRLKMSADINENLKFMGRLSMYKLYGGSDVPLFNGLPGTVLNSFNSSRIPSNEVIRVERALLKWDIPNAPFTFSFGRMNSSDGPPLELREGTERQATPQAIMVNAEVDGMHIDYHLDKIGFPEGTNIGVCGGIGYESGFGGGGQVSENYTITPFGLGHINGMKDSRVVGFTYDMPLLFQTGKTVSSTRLLVGYNRFTNMTDIPYGALNNFPVPAAFAFPTTQYVTATNNLGNMDQLGATWMHTIGDNFTYFLSGGYIKSHPNGKVSQYGFGGLLGDPLHSRSGTGVYTGMKYSPAKNLSVGLEFNHGSPNWFTYTPTAGEPSDKLSARGNVWETYLHWTMVKNLVLKAGYIHYNYSTAFSGWHIAPGPLEFFSLDNPNVVNFYPFPKKVSNIYMMFETRF
- a CDS encoding pirin family protein, which produces MIVVRPGNERGHNNLGWLDTYHTFSFDTYFDPDHMGFRQLRVINEDRVEPGGGFGTHPHRDMEIITYILDGALEHRDSMGNGSVIRPGEVQRMSAGTGITHSEFNPSKSERVHLLQIWILPEKKGLTPSYEQREFKAEERRGRLRLIAAKSGRDGAVAIHQDVELYAGLFDAGERATFSIRPNRHAWVQVARGAMRLNQVALKAGDGAAVSNETQLKLTGTETAEVLVFDLA
- a CDS encoding molybdopterin-dependent oxidoreductase, with translation MGKNQLDRRSFFRMTTGGALGAALATQAGCLKPFIKETAPVPQRLEVPTTCELCPNKCSVIAVVHEGVIQKLNPNPENPKSRGMLCARGNAGIQQVYDPARIKRPLIRAGERGEGKWRPASWEEAFDFAAGKLSAIKEKYGPQGTLWSSTESFQEIFFKNLGLAFGSPNIVRHPTLCLASVNLAYSATFGTVPSFDLLNCNYVIMSGANRFEAFITPDTMDLIDATMNRKARLICLDPRFTVTAAKADAWFPIKPGTDMAFILAMLNVIVGENRYDKEFVNSYCTGFDKLIEHVKPYTPEWAEKETEIPAKEILRIAREFSDAAPRAVYYAGRRSSWYQNDFQMRRAQAILNAVVGNWDRQGGMVPNNKIELGEYLFLPWDDPKAPRIDELDKNFPLAAKGDGAYLKLRENVLAASPYPVKGWMIHKQDPMNALPDQARTLRMIEQMEFVGVVDIQMSDTAWYADVIFPESTYLERLDPVEVLSGIWPVVVLRQPVIKPLHDTRTTLEIVQGLAKRLKLSDYFDYTIEQWIDAQVKELPFQMPLEYLKKHGVWAAPDVPKYGTTLSPDHRFVTKSGKIEIYSERLQESGYDPLPVYQSPTEPPAGKFRLVLGRKAFFTHANNTNNPWLNEFSPENDLWIHPTSAEAIGVKEGDRVEVASAVGTVRIKTRVTEEIRPDCVFMLHGFGKRTKWQRLACEVGASDAQLLETAWDKVSGNAALHETFVKVRKV
- a CDS encoding cytochrome c → MRKGLKLLVALISLGLWMTLAFAVSSASSGSETKGRFFFRKTCKTCHTKGAAGSEITPLSKTQTQWKAYFTAAKHAKGKEQLIKLMSAEELVDVATYLQAHASDSPQPETCGK
- a CDS encoding NAD(P)-dependent oxidoreductase, whose translation is MKEIIGFIGLGNMGSFMAGNLAEAGYAVRIWNRTREKADPLIARGAQWRARPSEVAEPGSIAITMLSDDEVVEEIAGEGSEMAARLGKGGIHLSMSTISPATSRKLSEHHQGQGASYVAAPVFGRPEAAAARKLWICVSGPAAAKGRVQPVLKALGQGVFDFGEDPGAANVVKLAGNFLIASAMEAMAEAFALAQKNGIDRATVADLFGQTLFACPVYQNYGKAIAQERYTPAGFRMPLGLKDIDLVLQTAASSRVPMPLASLLHDRYITALAKGRESMDWSALALGASEDAGLK